In Mustela lutreola isolate mMusLut2 chromosome 1, mMusLut2.pri, whole genome shotgun sequence, one genomic interval encodes:
- the TKTL2 gene encoding transketolase-like protein 2 isoform X2, translating to MADDSKPDGSTVQVLRDVANRLRIHSIRATCASSSGHPTSCCSAAEIMAVLFFHTMRYKRTDPEHPDNDRFILSKGHAAPILYAAWAELGTIGESDLLSLRKIHCDLEGHPTPRLSFVDVATGSLGQGLGAACGMAYSGKYFDKASYRVFCLLGDGESSEGSVWEALAFASHYSLDNLVAVFDVNRLGQSGVTPLEHCTDIYQNRCEAFGWNTYLVDGHDVGALCQAFWRAAQVKSKPTAIVAKTFKGRGIPNIENAEDWHGKPVPKERVDAIIKLIESQIQTNRNLMPKPPVEDSPPVNVRNVKMTCLPDYVAGDRVATRKAYGLALAKLGHANERVIVLAGDTKNSFSEIFSEEHPERFIECFIAEQNMVSVALGCATRGRTIAFVSTFAAFLTRAFDQIRMGAISQTNINFIGSHCGVSTGEDGPSQMALEDLAMFRSIPNCTVFYPSDAISTEYAVYLAANTKGMCFIRTSQPETAVIYTPQENFEIGQAKVIRQSINDKVTVIGAGVTLHEALAAADSLSQQASWVMFDCSCLEISSDVCLISPLQFRSCTAAVKALMMYCTACHDCSIKRLKHH from the exons ATGGCAGACGACTCCAAGCCCGACGGGAGCACCGTGCAGGTGCTGCGGGACGTGGCCAACCGCCTGCGGATCCACTCCATCAGGGCCACGTGTGCGTCCAGCTCCGGCCACCCCACTTCGTGCTGCAGCGCCGCAGAGATCATGGCGGTGCTCTTCTTCCACACCATGAGGTATAAACGCACAGACCCGGAGCACCCCGACAACGACCGATTCATCCTCTCCAAGGGCCATGCGGCCCCAATCCTCTACGCGGCTTGGGCGGAGTTGGGCACCATCGGCGAATCGGACTTGCTGAGCTTGAGGAAAATCCACTGTGACTTGGAGGGACATCCCACCCCCAGGCTGTCGTTTGTGGATGTGGCGACGGGATCCCTGGGGCAAGGATTAGGTGCCGCGTGCGGCATGGCGTACTCTGGCAAGTACTTCGATAAGGCCAGCTACCGGGTGTTCTGCCTCCTGGGGGATGGCGAGTCCTCAGAAGGCTCCGTCTGGGAGGCTCTGGCCTTCGCTTCTCACTACAGTTTGGACAATCTGGTGGCAGTCTTCGACGTGAACCGCTTGGGACAAAGTGGAGTCACGCCCCTTGAGCACTGCACAGACATCTATCAGAATCGCTGTGAAGCCTTTGGGTGGAATACGTACTTAGTGGACGGGCATGATGTGGGGGCGTTATGCCAAGCGTTCTGGCGAGCAGCTCAGGTGAAGAGCAAGCCCACGGCCATAGTGGCGAAGACCTTCAAGGGCCGAGGTATTCCGAATATCGAGAATGCGGAAGATTGGCATGGAAAGCCCGTGCCAAAAGAGAGAGTAGATGCGATCATCAAACTAATTGAGAGTCAGATACAGACCAACAGGAATCTCATGCCGAAACCTCCTGTGGAAGACTCACCTCCAGTCAACGTCAGGAATGTGAAAATGACCTGTCTGCCTGATTATGTGGCTGGAGACAGGGTAGCTACTAGGAAAGCATACGGTTTGGCATTGGCAAAGCTGGGCCATGCAAACGAAAGAGTTATTGTCTTGGCTGGTGACACAAAAAACTCCTTTTCCGAGATATTCAGTGAAGAACACCCTGAGCGTTTTATTGAGTGTTTTATCGCTGAACAAAACATGGTGAGTGTGGCACTAGGCTGTGCCACCCGTGGTCGAACCATTGCTTTTGTCAGTACCTTTGCTGCCTTTTTGACCCGAGCATTTGATCAGATACGAATGGGAGCCATATCTCAAACCAATATCAATTTTATTGGTTCCCACTGTGGGGTATCCACTGGTGAAGATGGGCCCTCCCAGATGGCCCTGGAAGATCTAGCCATGTTCCGAAGCATTCCCAATTGTACTGTTTTCTATCCAAGTGATGCTATCTCGACAGAGTATGCTGTTTATCTGGCTGCCAATACCAAAGGGATGTGCTTCATTCGGACCAGCCAACCAGAAACCGCAGTTATTTACACCCCACAAGAAAATTTTGAGATTGGACAGGCCAAGGTCATCCGCCAGAGCATTAATGACAAAGTCACAGTTATTGGAGCTGGAGTCACTCTGCACGAAGCCTTAGCAGCTGCTGACAGTCTTTCTCAACAAG CTTCCTGGGTAATGTTTGACTGCAGTTGCCTGGAGATTTCCTCTGATGTCTGCCTCATCTCTCCTCTGCAGTTTAGAAGCTGTACAGCTGCAGTAAAGGCTCTTATGATGTACTGTACTGCTTGCCATGACTGTTCCATAAAGAGATTAAAGCATCACTAG
- the TKTL2 gene encoding transketolase-like protein 2 isoform X1, producing MADDSKPDGSTVQVLRDVANRLRIHSIRATCASSSGHPTSCCSAAEIMAVLFFHTMRYKRTDPEHPDNDRFILSKGHAAPILYAAWAELGTIGESDLLSLRKIHCDLEGHPTPRLSFVDVATGSLGQGLGAACGMAYSGKYFDKASYRVFCLLGDGESSEGSVWEALAFASHYSLDNLVAVFDVNRLGQSGVTPLEHCTDIYQNRCEAFGWNTYLVDGHDVGALCQAFWRAAQVKSKPTAIVAKTFKGRGIPNIENAEDWHGKPVPKERVDAIIKLIESQIQTNRNLMPKPPVEDSPPVNVRNVKMTCLPDYVAGDRVATRKAYGLALAKLGHANERVIVLAGDTKNSFSEIFSEEHPERFIECFIAEQNMVSVALGCATRGRTIAFVSTFAAFLTRAFDQIRMGAISQTNINFIGSHCGVSTGEDGPSQMALEDLAMFRSIPNCTVFYPSDAISTEYAVYLAANTKGMCFIRTSQPETAVIYTPQENFEIGQAKVIRQSINDKVTVIGAGVTLHEALAAADSLSQQGISIRVIDPFTIKPLDAANIISNAKATGGQVITVEDHYREGGIGEAVCAAVSREPDILVHQLAVSEVPQCGKPSELLDKFGISARHIIAAVKNTLMN from the coding sequence ATGGCAGACGACTCCAAGCCCGACGGGAGCACCGTGCAGGTGCTGCGGGACGTGGCCAACCGCCTGCGGATCCACTCCATCAGGGCCACGTGTGCGTCCAGCTCCGGCCACCCCACTTCGTGCTGCAGCGCCGCAGAGATCATGGCGGTGCTCTTCTTCCACACCATGAGGTATAAACGCACAGACCCGGAGCACCCCGACAACGACCGATTCATCCTCTCCAAGGGCCATGCGGCCCCAATCCTCTACGCGGCTTGGGCGGAGTTGGGCACCATCGGCGAATCGGACTTGCTGAGCTTGAGGAAAATCCACTGTGACTTGGAGGGACATCCCACCCCCAGGCTGTCGTTTGTGGATGTGGCGACGGGATCCCTGGGGCAAGGATTAGGTGCCGCGTGCGGCATGGCGTACTCTGGCAAGTACTTCGATAAGGCCAGCTACCGGGTGTTCTGCCTCCTGGGGGATGGCGAGTCCTCAGAAGGCTCCGTCTGGGAGGCTCTGGCCTTCGCTTCTCACTACAGTTTGGACAATCTGGTGGCAGTCTTCGACGTGAACCGCTTGGGACAAAGTGGAGTCACGCCCCTTGAGCACTGCACAGACATCTATCAGAATCGCTGTGAAGCCTTTGGGTGGAATACGTACTTAGTGGACGGGCATGATGTGGGGGCGTTATGCCAAGCGTTCTGGCGAGCAGCTCAGGTGAAGAGCAAGCCCACGGCCATAGTGGCGAAGACCTTCAAGGGCCGAGGTATTCCGAATATCGAGAATGCGGAAGATTGGCATGGAAAGCCCGTGCCAAAAGAGAGAGTAGATGCGATCATCAAACTAATTGAGAGTCAGATACAGACCAACAGGAATCTCATGCCGAAACCTCCTGTGGAAGACTCACCTCCAGTCAACGTCAGGAATGTGAAAATGACCTGTCTGCCTGATTATGTGGCTGGAGACAGGGTAGCTACTAGGAAAGCATACGGTTTGGCATTGGCAAAGCTGGGCCATGCAAACGAAAGAGTTATTGTCTTGGCTGGTGACACAAAAAACTCCTTTTCCGAGATATTCAGTGAAGAACACCCTGAGCGTTTTATTGAGTGTTTTATCGCTGAACAAAACATGGTGAGTGTGGCACTAGGCTGTGCCACCCGTGGTCGAACCATTGCTTTTGTCAGTACCTTTGCTGCCTTTTTGACCCGAGCATTTGATCAGATACGAATGGGAGCCATATCTCAAACCAATATCAATTTTATTGGTTCCCACTGTGGGGTATCCACTGGTGAAGATGGGCCCTCCCAGATGGCCCTGGAAGATCTAGCCATGTTCCGAAGCATTCCCAATTGTACTGTTTTCTATCCAAGTGATGCTATCTCGACAGAGTATGCTGTTTATCTGGCTGCCAATACCAAAGGGATGTGCTTCATTCGGACCAGCCAACCAGAAACCGCAGTTATTTACACCCCACAAGAAAATTTTGAGATTGGACAGGCCAAGGTCATCCGCCAGAGCATTAATGACAAAGTCACAGTTATTGGAGCTGGAGTCACTCTGCACGAAGCCTTAGCAGCTGCTGACAGTCTTTCTCAACAAGGTATCTCTATCCGTGTCATTGACCCATTTACCATTAAACCCCTGGATGCTGCCAACATCATCTCCAATGCAAAAGCTACAGGTGGCCAGGTTATCACAGTGGAGGATCACTACCGGGAAGGTGGCATTGGAGAAGCTGTATGTGCAGCTGTCTCTAGAGAGCCTGACATCCTGGTTCATCAGCTGGCAGTGTCAGAAGTGCCTCAATGTGGGAAACCTAGTGAATTACTGGATAAATTTGGAATCAGTGCTAGACACATCATAGCAGCTGTGAAAAATACTTTAATGAACTAA